Proteins from a single region of Manis javanica isolate MJ-LG chromosome 5, MJ_LKY, whole genome shotgun sequence:
- the LOC108410252 gene encoding nuclear envelope pore membrane protein POM 121-like isoform X2, with translation MPSSSWPHRRKFQLVPSRRGIPLILPPAPMFSYSITTKDFERETQAQSQWLKSILEDKTGCSPFPSEKEQDQKHKKDVTSLAVQLSSLQAGQNQETSGPQGEMMVV, from the exons ATGCCCAGCAGCTCCTGGCCACACAGACGCAAGTTCCAACTGGTGCCCTCCAGGCGAGGGATCCCGCTGATCTTG CCTCCAGCTCCCATGTTCAGCTACTCCATCACGACCAAAGATTTTGAGCGGGAGACGCAAGCTCAGTCACAGTGGCTGAAGAGCATCTTGGAGGATAAGACTG ggTGCAGTCCCTTCCCCTCTGAGAAAGAACAGGATCAGAAGCACAAGAAAGATGTGACCTCACTGGCAGTCCAGCTCAGCAGTTTGCAG GCTGGACAGAATCAAGAAACATCTGGACCACAAGGTGAAatgatggtggtgtga
- the LOC108410252 gene encoding nuclear envelope pore membrane protein POM 121-like isoform X3 encodes MPSSSWPHRRKFQLVPSRRGIPLILPPAPMFSYSITTKDFERETQAQSQWLKSILEDKTGCSPFPSEKEQDQKHKKDVTSLAVQLSSLQNQETSGPQGEMMVV; translated from the exons ATGCCCAGCAGCTCCTGGCCACACAGACGCAAGTTCCAACTGGTGCCCTCCAGGCGAGGGATCCCGCTGATCTTG CCTCCAGCTCCCATGTTCAGCTACTCCATCACGACCAAAGATTTTGAGCGGGAGACGCAAGCTCAGTCACAGTGGCTGAAGAGCATCTTGGAGGATAAGACTG ggTGCAGTCCCTTCCCCTCTGAGAAAGAACAGGATCAGAAGCACAAGAAAGATGTGACCTCACTGGCAGTCCAGCTCAGCAGTTTGCAG AATCAAGAAACATCTGGACCACAAGGTGAAatgatggtggtgtga